The Hemibagrus wyckioides isolate EC202008001 linkage group LG15, SWU_Hwy_1.0, whole genome shotgun sequence genome window below encodes:
- the ankrd33aa gene encoding photoreceptor ankyrin repeat protein, translating to MAKVKVIVHDDPDLGFGPDEHDSESISWDDSDSGSILSDDSALPDYELEDNMESVVNTLYQACAKNQASSLYKVLERGVTQEEVMELDANGRNGLMLAVSKGFVDIVYGLNQCPFLDINHQDNDGNTALMIAAQAGFVTILTYILNYYSGVDIELRDHRGFTALIKAALQGNNDCVASLLMAGADINSVDATQRKDVREWALKTGHFETFTRLRLLSSRPRAEQFCETYIPEWPDLKELVRKATTTKSAGQKVACRLKSTFTFSFPQDPQDNGVLDHMVRITTSIHSPLVVTGCRPICPSSTPEIGKRPLAMSGLVQQNPEQKLKSHMTHNSNGSIFSASSTISSESSISLSSCYSNPERKSSMFSLASSSMRRLVPRGIARHNSIFPTSCIPQIKVTKSADPTPKKEKKRKMSKGYLEPPVWKYKEAKMEKKKEKKRLEKEKAHKMKMEKAAKKKSKN from the exons ATGGCTAAAGTTAAAGTCATTGTACATGATGATCCAGACCTGGGCTTTGGTCCAGACGAGCATGACTCTGAGTCTATTTCTTGGGATGACTCAGACTCCGGGAGCATACTCTCGGATGACTCTGCCCTCCCGGACTATGAGCTGGAGGACAATATGGAGAGTGTGGTCAACACTCTGTATCAGGCATGTGCTAAGAACCAGGCTTCGTCCCTGTACAAAGTCCTGGAGAGGGGCGTGACTCAGGAAGAAGTCATGGAGCTGGATGCCAACGGCAGG AACGGCCTTATGCTGGCAGTTTCCAAAGGCTTCGTAGATATTGTGTACGGCCTGAATCAGTGTCCATTTTTGGATATTAATCATCAAGATAATGACGGAAACACAGCACTCATGATTGCAGCACAAGCCG GTTTTGTGACTATCCTAACCTACATTCTGAACTACTATTCCGGTGTGGACATTGAGCTCAGAGACCACAGAGGCTTCACTGCTCTCATTAAAGCAGCCTTGCAGGGCAACAACGACTGTGTGGCCTCGCTCCTCATGGCTG GTGCAGATATAAATTCAGTAGATGCGACACAGAGGAAGGATGTAAGAGAATGGGCACTTAAAACAGGACACTTTGAAACTTTTACAAGGCTGAGGCTACTGTCCAGCCGGCCCCGTGCTGAACAGTTCTGTGAAACGTACATCCCGGAGTGGCCAGATCTTAAAGAGCTGGTGAGAAAAGCCACAACCACAAAAAGTGCAGGGCAGAAGGTCGCCTGTCGTTTGAAGTCCACGTTCACTTTCAGTTTCCCACAGGATCCTCAGGACAACGGCGTCCTGGATCACATGGTGCGCATCACCACAAGCATCCACAGTCCACTGGTGGTCACAGGTTGCCGTCCAATTTGTCCCTCGAGCACCCCAGAGATCGGCAAGAGGCCTTTAGCCATGTCTGGACTAGTGCAGCAAAACCCTGAGCAGAAACTTAAGAGCCacatgacacacaacagcaaTGGTTCCATCTTCTCAGCCTCTTCCACCATCAGCTCCGAATCATCTATATCACTGTCCTCATGCTACTCAAACCCAGAACGTAAGAGCAGCATGTTCTCTTTGGCCTCCAGCAGTATGCGTAGACTGGTCCCACGCGGCATAGCACGCCATAACAGCATCTTCCCCACCAGCTGCATCCCTCAAATCAAAGTGACCAAGTCAGCTGACCCGACCCctaagaaggaaaagaaaaggaagatgtCAAAAGGTTACCTGGAACCACCTGTTTGGAAGTACAAGGAGGCGaaaatggagaagaaaaaagagaagaagcgGCTGGAGAAGGAAAAGGCTCATAAGATGAAGATGGAAAAAGCTGCCAAGAAAAAGTCCAAAAACTGA